DNA sequence from the Salvelinus sp. IW2-2015 linkage group LG37, ASM291031v2, whole genome shotgun sequence genome:
aggagttggtctgatgggaagttgtgatgtcatcggcctcccccttgcttgaggaacaatagaggagcaatagagaacaaaagagtaAATCCCCCCCACTTGTGCTATGTCATGACTTACCTGAACCAACTATGGAGATGTGCCTTTtcttaagtaaatcaggtgttgaATTCGGTGAAACGGAGACTGGAGTGACACTTTAAGAGTtgatgtacagtatcagtcaaaagtctggacacatctactcattcaagggtttttctttatttttactatttttgtggccttctgagtggcgcagtggtctaaggcactgcatcgcagtgctacctgtgccactagagatcttggttcgagtccaggctctgtcgcagctggccgcgaccgggagacccggcgcacaattggcccagcgtcgtctgagttaagggagggtttggctggcagggatgttcttgtcccatcgcgcactagtgactccagtggtgggccgggtgcaatgcacgctgacacgtttGCCAGGggcatggtgtttcctctgacacattggtgcttctgggttaagcgggcattgtgtcaagaagcagtgctgcttggttgggttgtgttttggagctctcgaccttcgcctctcccgagtccgtatgggagttgSagcaatgagacaagactatgAAAAaggataatacatttttttttatgttgttttttattttgactatttcctacattgtaaaaaaaaaacttgaatgagtatgtgtgtccaaaYctttgactggtactgtatgttcagtTCAGAAGCAGTTCAAATAACATCCCCTAATGGGCCAAATGATAAATGGCTTAAATTCCCAAGCCCCCCAGTGTTCAATGTTTGCTGTTTTTCCCCCCAACATAACTGATCCTATAGTCAGTGAAtactttctgtgtgtttgtgtgagtgaatgagtgagtgtgtgtgggtgtgtgtaaagACCAGTTCAGATACAACAGCCGACAKGAGACTAGACAAGATAAATCTAGCAAGTTGTAGAATTTTGTGTTTTACCACAGCTGATTAAAAGACAGGTCATTCAGATCAAGAAGACAAGACATGCAGTTGAGACCATTTCCACAGTAACCGTGCCTCTTTACAATGACTTGATAAAACTATGAAACAAATTGGAGACTTTTTGTaccaaggtgttgtagcaaacaagtGTCATGAGATACATGCACCAAAAACTTGGTACACTTTGTTACTTGTCAGATAAATATCAGCAAGCTAGGCTAGCTATGTGCagcaaaatagctagctagctctctgcttggttagctagctagctgcttcgCTGAACACAGAACATTAGCGcactgctctctgattggctaaaTGGATCCTTCCATTCTCAAGACTTTAGCTAAAGATTTGACATGTTGAATCTTGGAAACTCCAGCCGACGACATGAGTTGTCCTAAACCTAGACAGTTAGGATCAAACCAAATTAGAACTATATCTAAAACTCTATAAGACCGTCACATTGCGTATCGTCTAATGTAGTTGAAATGGGCTTAAGGCCTGGAATCACTCCCTGCAGGCCTGATACTGGAGCTAAAACAAACCTCTGGAGAACAAAAAGGCCTgtcttacccctctctccccccctcttatCCATCTATCACCCAGTTTTCAAgatggatttgtatttatttgaacGGTGGCCTTGGCTGTTGCTCTTGCCTGKTTTTCCTGACAGGGCCGTTACAGTTAATTTGGGTCATAGAACAGCCAaagacctctctctatctctcttttgctccatctttcaccctctctctccacccccttccctctctctctaactctccctcagctgtcttctgtctctctctcttgcgttctctctccttctgtgtgCCTCTCTTTCTATCGTCCCCTTCTGTgtgcctctttctttccctccattgatctctttctctctctctctctctccctccatctatctcttgccctctcctccctcttaccCTGTTCTCTCGTACTCTACTCTATGTTTCTGTCTTACTCTACTCCAGCTGGCACAGAAAGTagtgagaacagacagagaggaaagtaGACTACACTTACTGAGAACAAGAAGTACAAATGACAGATATCAGaacagagcaggagaggagaaatGAAATCCTTCTCCATCTGTTAGAGCCGGTTGAGTATTCAGGTGGTGGATARACAACTGCAAATTAATACATTATGGTcgccacgacacacaccacagctgTGACCAATGATATTATCTCctctacttaaaaaaaaacaaaaaaacatccctcTGAATTGTTTTCTTCTRTCGTATTAACTCAtattctttcttccttccttctgcAAGGGGGAACTGGGAGAGGGAAGAGTGGAAATGGAAAGAAAGTGGCTTCTCAGTTTGAGAGTAAGTGACTTGGCAGATCCTCATCAAAGGTTGCATccgaaatagcaccctattccctatgggccctggtcaaaagtagtgcactatataaggtttagggtgccatttcaaacgCACGCCCACAGTGTTATAATGTAGCATCTGTTGAAGTGGTTTCGATTCGACACCAAATACGATTACAGTTATAAAATCTTAATtacccttttccctctctctctttccactagTAACCAAAGAGTCTGTTCAGAAAGGTAAGCTTTATGATcgtggatcaaatcaaatcacattttattKGTCACATGCACCAAATACYttacagtgaaatgcttacttacaagcccttaactaacaatgcagttttaagaaaatacttttttgtaacagataagaataacaaataattaaagagcagcagtaaataacaatagcggggctatatacagggggtaccggtacagagtcaatgtgcgggggcaccggttactcgaggtaattgaggtaatatgtacatgtaggtagagttattaaattgactatgcatagataataacagagagtagcagcagcatagaaggggggagggcaatgcaaatagtctgggaagccatttgattagatgttcaggagtcttatgacttgggggtagaagctgtttagaagcctcttggacctagacttggcgctccggtaccgcttgcggtgcggtagcagagagaacagtctatgactagggtggctggagttttaaacaatttttagggccttcctctgacaccgcctggtatagaggtgctggatggcagCAAGCTTGGCCCYGGTGATGTRctgggccgtacgcactaccctctgtagtgccttgcggtcagaggccgagcagttgccataccaggcagtgatgcaacccgtcaggatgctctcRATGGTGCAGCTgcaaaaccttttgaggatgacAATTATTATCGAAAAGGGTCTTCTGGGTTTCTGGAATTGGTTTYGTAAGATCACTGCCCCCATGACAATGATACAAACTGTACAAAATTGACCCTCTACACACAAACCTACAgtattgtaacgctcgtcctcctcctcgtctgaggatgagcaaggatcggaccaatatgcagcgtgggttgaatacataatgatttatttgcgaaagacgaacacgaagaacacttgacaaaatacaaaataacaaaacgaWgtgaacagacctgtacttgagaacataaaacaagaatGCACGAACAGGAACGTacacacgaacgaacgaacgaacgaacgaacgaacgaacgaacgaaacagtcccgtgtggcacaaacactgacacaggaacaatcacccacaaacaaacagtgagaacagcctaccttaatatggttctcaatcagaggaaacgtaaaacacctgcccctaattgagaaccatatcaggctaatacattgaacccaacatagaaacacataacatagaatgcccaccccaactcacgccctgaccatactaaacaaagacaaaataaaggaaataaggtcagggaCGTGACAAgtataaataaagagaaaataataTACTGCTATATTTATGTCAATGGGTGCAATGGTTCCTCCCCCACaacatgtgtgtgtttcagtgggaGCTGATGGCTTGATAAAAGGATGGACGGACTCGGAGCAGTTGAATATGAGCAAAGCGGTGAAGTACAACACAGACAGAGGCACCTTCACAGTGGAGAGAGCTGGAGTCTACTTCCTCTACTGTCAGGTGAGCCTCTGAGAGTTGTAGTCCTGTGCCACCTGTCATCCAAAACTACCCCTGTCAAACAACACAGGCTCAATCAAACCCCGATTGGTCTGCTCTTTTCTTCTACTTctaattctccttctctctctctgtctccctccatccctcccacagGTGTTGTTCAATGAGAATCARTCTCAGCTGGTGAAGTTGGAAGTGGCGGTGGTGAAGAGCGGCCAGCCGCAGCAGAAGCTGCAGTGCATGGAGGGCTATGGGACTACGCCTGCATCCGGATCCCACCAGTTCCACTTTCTCAAACCCTGCCAGGTGTCTGGCCTGCTGCGGCTAGAGAAGGGGGCGGAGCTACAGGCCATCACAGGCGCCGGCTTCAGCCTCCACACCACGGGGAAGCACTACTTCAGCCTCTTCAAGGTCAACTGAGTTGCCGGAGAGGATGGAAATATTGGAAGGATGGAGGGGGTGGAAAAATGGTTGAAGGAAGCGTTTTGTCCTACTCCGTGTATTAATGAGACACACCAACGTGACATTCCTcatttgttttattgtgaaaTCTGGACAAATGATCTGGAGCATTGGAATAAYTATGGATCATGTTCGCTACAGACACTTtgtatcagaggaggctggtgggaggagctatatgaggactggctcattgtaatggctggaatggaataaatggaaccgagtcgaacgtggtttccatatgtttgataccgttccatttatttccttccagccattacaatgagcctgtcttcCTATAGccccccccaccagcctcctctgctctgTATGATACTTCTTCAAAGACAGAAGCTGTAAGGAAGACTATAAAGGGATACTTCTGCACTTCTAGACTCTCCTAGTGATTCTACCCCTGCTGTTTTAAGGAAAACTCATGGAATGTTGTCTGGATCAGTTGATGGGGCTCGTCTGGAGTGAAACTCATCCTCCTGACTCTCAGACTTCGCCTKAGCATAGCAGGGAACTGACCCATGATGCACCTCTCTGAGGCGCTAAGCTGGTGGACTACTGAATGAGAAGGATTCTGAGTAATGAGCCRGATGGATACGTTGGAACTATGAGTCTCTCATCCATTGTAATCCTTGCCCATGTTATCTCAGGAGTTGGGTCGTATATGTCTTTCACACACAGGaacgtataaaaaaaaaaaactatcctatgATCTTACCAACTTCTCTCAGTCTAGAGACTCTTTAAGACTATGCATCTCAATCTTTTAAACTGAATCTCTTAACATTATAGGCCTATCATATATCATTTTAGATACAAATATTCAATATGTTCTGTCGAATCACATTGCAATATGTTACATGATTGTCAGTTTCAGACTGTACATCGAAGCACTAGGGCCGGGATTCATTCCAAGACGCGTTATAGAGCAACACTCTAAACAGCYGACAATGAGTCTTTTAAAGGCATTTTCCCCAAAATTCATGAAGATCGCATCCACAGTAATCGCCCCTTATTGGCTCGAGCAAATTACCTTAAAAAGTCCATTATAGTGAGCTGTGCTATGAGACTAAATTGGATTGAATCCCTGCGTAGATGTGTAAATAAGGCTTAGCCTGTCGAGATACAGTATATCATGGTGGAAATATAAATGATTTTGTATATTGTAATCACAATACTTGTACTCATTCCAAGCTCTCTTACGTGCTATTTGCAGCAATATGTTTTGAACACAGACAATACAAACAGAGTGTTTCTAGCAGGTGGTTTGGTTGAATGGTTTAACACTCCTACTCTGGTTTATAAGTAGTGTGTGGGTGACCACATTGGCTTCTACTCAGCAATTTRcacacatgcacacacatacacacacacaaatacaccacaATGCAAAAGTCACATAATTCTGGTTTTCAGTTCAAAACAGTCCTAATTTCTCATCATTAGATGGAAAGTACCTCATTTGTAAAAAGAGGTCTATTTGTGAGTCAAACCCATWGGTCAAGGTTGAAGAACCAGTGAGAGGATattgtgtgtgcacgtgtttgCGAAATTATGTCTGCAATGCTGGTTGTTGTTCTAAACTCACTTCCCAAAAGTCAAATAATTCTGGTTTCCAGCTCAAAAGCGCTGTAGTTTGTCATCATTAGATCACAAGTGGAaagtgtgttattgtgttgtaAACATATTTCCTGTTTGATTTCCTAATCCTTCTCCGCTTCCCTTTTGCCCCTCACATTTACCCCGTTTTGCATCTAACATTTCCCTTTcagaacccaacacacacacacacacacacacacacacacacacacacacacacacacacacacacacacacacacacacacacacacacacacacacaNacacacacacacacacacacacctctcacttcCTGAATCCAACCAGAACCAAATAGCTGAACGCTTTTGAGGAATCAAATTCCTAACACTTCACTCCCCCAattcctattttttttaaatgtcaaaatTTATTGCCAGCTTAAAAAGCCTTATTTGGCACAAAGAGGCCTGTCTGTGAGAAGTCAAAAAAAGTAGGTCAAGGTTGAAGAACCAGCAAGGGGatattgtgtgtgtacgtgtctgcGAAATGATGTGTGCAATGCTGGTTGTTGTTCTAAACTCACTTTCCATAAAATGGTMAACCTTTTTAAACCCTTTTAATATCTCCTTGTGTTCGCTTTCAACTCAGGCCAGGGACTACTACTGCTCTATGATACAATatgacaaacaaaaaatagaaaatcTTCTTACCCCTCCATTATTCTCCAGCTTCCCCCAATGACATCACTGTATTGCTAAATAGAATGTGTGGAACGCTGCACTATTCTGGTTCTTTAATCATGACTCACATACTACTGTGTATTGGGTCGTCACCACCTGTGATTCATACTTCTGTAGCTCAAGGTCTGGAGTCAGTACAACACAGTGCAGACAGACTGGGATGACCTCATGTGAGGGCTAGAGGAGGCGATTCAGCAGCCCAATGTGYGCGTGTGTTTTCCTGTGTTGCTATTCAAGCATCCATCCACGAATCACATCATTTTGttaaatttaatttgattttattACAAACAAAACTCAAAATAAAAAGAGATGCATTATTATTGACATGTTTAACTGCCACTCATTGTTTTATCGATCGGCACCACCACAACGTACACAGTGACACRAAATATCGaggaattaaaaacaaaacacaaaatctgaaaaaagaacaagaaaagagagaggaagtgccTGATTTGACAGTGTCCATTTTAGTTAAGTGGTTGCAAAACACTTCCTACGAAACATAATCAGTGAAATGTAGTTTAGACTCTTCACTTGGAACACCAGTGTGGAGTATTCAGGGTTTTAAGGAAATACATGAACATTTTCTACTTTAATTATTTGAAATATGTCCAGGGAACTAACTAAAAGTGGTCTATTTCAACTAGCATGTAAAGAGTTTACATCTCCCGATTAATTCAGACTTAATTCAGATTTAACTTCTTTACACTTATTTCAGCTATGTTATGTTTAAGGCTGTTTGTGGATACAGTATATAAAGTTGACTTGATTCTACTAACAGTCTCTGAGTTTCCAGAGAATAATGAATTGATGTACTTTAACTGATGTAAGATAGTACACTGTTTAATTTTGTCTTAACGCATTTAGGGTTACATATGTAGTATATTATATAGGTTATTTGMAAGCCCCGAATCTAGAATGTAAgcaagaaatgtttattttttttatgttatatCTATTTCCGAAGTTCTCAACCTCTTCGCTTTGCTTTATGCTCCGACTATAAGACGTCTGATATAAGAGGTACATTTGTGCACCAA
Encoded proteins:
- the LOC111960055 gene encoding tumor necrosis factor ligand superfamily member 12-like encodes the protein MIAGECGTTMHRILQRRKVRKLRFVWVFMAMVALSLAACSALFTAWTWRQTLDLSQSVKTLQDRLEQVNTQRKAIVQLIMEKRELLVGQRVKRDGGTGRGKSGNGKKVASQFEITKESVQKVGADGLIKGWTDSEQLNMSKAVKYNTDRGTFTVERAGVYFLYCQVLFNENQSQLVKLEVAVVKSGQPQQKLQCMEGYGTTPASGSHQFHFLKPCQVSGLLRLEKGAELQAITGAGFSLHTTGKHYFSLFKVN